One window from the genome of Paramisgurnus dabryanus chromosome 24, PD_genome_1.1, whole genome shotgun sequence encodes:
- the cyb561d2 gene encoding transmembrane reductase CYB561D2 yields MAARNDLEPKLYGYSRVACGICTHVLCAGLTVLIATLAKPGSSLFSWHPFCMTLAFSFFMTQAILLFSPHSSPVKKFKHNNKVLLHRILQVLCVVCAIVGIVTISNNKNQNNKPHFTSWHGLIGLITVISTVMQTMGSIGLFSLLSPKLPKGWSLAKLKRYHATSGLLTYLLGSVSLVLGLSTAWFSSNVSGYVWYLAALCPIVCALVIMNQVTNAYMTKKRSQY; encoded by the exons ATGGCGGCGCGTAACGACTTGGAACCGAAATTGTACGGCTACAGCAGGGTCGCGTGCGGCATCTGTACGCATGTGTTATGTGCTGGATTAACTGTCTTAATAGCAACCCTGGCCAAACCTGGATCCA GTTTGTTTTCTTGGCATCCATTCTGCATGACTCTTGCT TTCTCCTTCTTCATGACCCAAGCCATTCTCCTGTTCAGTCCTCATTCCTCTCCTGTTAAGAAGTTCAAGCACAATAATAAAGTGCTTCTCCACAGGATCCTGCAGGTTCTGTGTGTGGTTTGTGCGATTGTGGGTATTGTCACCATTTCGAACAACAAGAACCAAAACAACAAGCCACACTTCACGTCATGGCACGGGTTGATCGGTCTAATCACCGTGATATCTACTGTAATGCAGACTATGGGCTCCATTGGTCTGTTTTCTCTACTTTCTCCCAAACTGCCCAAAGGTTGGTCGCTGGCGAAGCTGAAGCGCTATCACGCCACCTCGGGTTTACTGACGTACCTGCTGGGCAGCGTCAGTCTGGTTCTCGGGCTGTCTACTGCATGGTTTAGCAGTAACGTGAGCGGGTACGTTTGGTACCTGGCAGCACTCTGCCCAATAGTGTGTGCTTTGGTTATTATGAATCAGGTTACAAATGCGTACATGACAAAAAAACGATCACAGTACTGA